In Bythopirellula goksoeyrii, a single window of DNA contains:
- a CDS encoding valine--tRNA ligase, which yields MPESRLTELPSQYDHAAAQARWYPYWESQGYFHADAKSEKPPFSIVIPPPNVTGALHLGHALNNTLQDILCRMKRMQGFNVLWMPGTDHAGIATQAVVERRLLEEEGKSRHDLGREGLVDRIWEWKAQYEKRILGQLKQLGCSCDWERTRFTLDDQCARAVRETFFKLFADNKIYRGKRLVNWDTFLQTAVSDDEVFHEVTKGHFWHFNYPVIDPKPGEPTHVTIATTRPETMLGDTAVAVHPDPAGAFDKLSTELREKIIAASAKEKGELEEQATLLLERRAKMLPQLETLRDMARRQVELQLPLTDRTIPLICDEWAKPELGSGCVKITPAHDENDYQVWQRNQQIGAINILNPDGTLNDSVPEKYRGLTMKKARAAVVEDMESAGLVVEIEDREIDLAHSDRSKTPIEPYLADQWFVRMDELAQSAMDAVTDKRVKIFPERYTKTYLDWLSEKRDWPVGRQLWWGHRVPVWTRVVNADASKVEWDQALYESDIDEMVDYPDENTQWSVQFTDLVTGENLDVSGDDGFEQYRGRGLRILVCLKKDFDPEFIKQLEVWNKFTQEDEVLDTWFSSALWPHSTLGWPDQTPELKTFYPTSVLITSRDIITLWVARMVLAGLYNMDEVPFPEVFIHPKILDGYGETMSKSKGNGVDPLDVIEKFGADALRFGLAYLTTETQDVRMPVEFECPHCQALIPQTKKNRTLPRVECDKCGKPFGTQWAQSNGTAEDQALARGAAVSERFELGRNFCNKLWNASRFALMNLADYNAATAGRAVGNSATNGGGFVADDLLLEDRWLLSRLATVTGEVTAALESYHFADAARAIYGFAWDEFCSFYVEMTKARFAVPEQRAVAQQVLAHALDTLLRLLHPMVPFLTEEVWHLLGEVAPERGVLKHDRAAESVCVAAWPTVDESLIDKGIEAQFAQFQTVMGAVRNIRQEKNIPPRTPVKFSVRCDEETVALLKPMEPYFASMAGATATGWGPDVVPPERVASKPLEGMEVHVDISEFFDVVAEQARLEKERDQLAKFTKSIEGKLSNENFVKNAPAEVVEQQREKLAEAQGQLQAIEAALNKLS from the coding sequence ATGCCTGAATCTAGACTTACAGAACTTCCCTCCCAATATGATCACGCCGCTGCGCAGGCACGTTGGTATCCCTACTGGGAATCGCAGGGCTATTTTCATGCGGATGCCAAATCGGAAAAGCCGCCGTTTTCGATTGTGATTCCGCCGCCGAATGTGACCGGGGCGTTGCATCTGGGGCATGCGCTCAATAACACGTTGCAAGACATCCTCTGCCGCATGAAGCGGATGCAGGGGTTCAACGTGCTTTGGATGCCGGGGACGGATCACGCAGGGATCGCCACGCAGGCCGTTGTTGAGCGGCGGTTGCTAGAGGAAGAAGGCAAGTCCCGGCACGACCTGGGCCGCGAAGGGTTGGTGGACCGTATTTGGGAATGGAAGGCCCAATACGAGAAGCGAATCCTTGGCCAACTCAAACAACTTGGCTGTAGTTGCGATTGGGAACGGACCCGATTTACGCTCGACGACCAATGTGCCCGTGCGGTCCGTGAGACGTTTTTCAAGCTGTTTGCTGATAACAAGATCTATCGTGGCAAGCGGCTGGTGAATTGGGACACCTTCCTGCAAACAGCGGTGAGCGATGACGAGGTGTTTCACGAAGTCACCAAAGGCCATTTTTGGCATTTCAACTATCCGGTAATCGATCCGAAGCCTGGCGAGCCGACACATGTTACCATCGCCACCACGCGACCCGAAACGATGCTTGGGGATACCGCCGTGGCGGTGCATCCTGACCCGGCTGGTGCTTTTGATAAGCTCAGCACCGAGCTTCGCGAGAAGATCATAGCGGCCAGTGCCAAGGAAAAAGGCGAACTGGAGGAGCAGGCGACGCTGCTACTGGAACGCCGTGCCAAAATGCTCCCGCAGCTAGAAACCCTGCGTGATATGGCCCGACGGCAGGTGGAGCTTCAGCTCCCCCTGACAGACCGCACCATTCCGCTGATCTGCGACGAATGGGCGAAGCCGGAACTCGGCTCCGGTTGTGTGAAGATTACTCCAGCGCATGATGAGAACGACTACCAGGTCTGGCAACGGAACCAGCAGATCGGCGCGATCAACATCCTCAACCCCGACGGCACGCTCAACGACAGCGTACCGGAAAAATATCGCGGCCTGACGATGAAGAAGGCCCGTGCGGCAGTCGTAGAAGATATGGAATCGGCGGGGTTGGTTGTCGAAATCGAAGATCGCGAAATTGACCTTGCGCATAGTGACCGCAGCAAGACCCCCATCGAACCGTACCTCGCTGACCAGTGGTTCGTAAGGATGGACGAACTAGCCCAATCGGCGATGGATGCCGTGACCGATAAGCGCGTGAAGATTTTTCCCGAGCGCTACACGAAGACCTATCTCGACTGGCTGAGCGAAAAGCGTGATTGGCCGGTGGGGCGGCAGTTGTGGTGGGGGCATCGCGTACCTGTATGGACTCGGGTCGTAAATGCAGATGCGTCGAAAGTGGAATGGGACCAAGCATTGTATGAGTCCGACATCGATGAAATGGTCGATTATCCAGACGAAAATACACAATGGAGTGTTCAATTCACTGATTTGGTTACTGGCGAGAACCTTGATGTAAGTGGAGACGATGGATTTGAACAATACCGTGGGCGTGGACTAAGAATTCTAGTCTGTTTGAAAAAAGACTTTGATCCGGAATTCATAAAGCAACTCGAAGTGTGGAATAAATTCACACAAGAAGATGAAGTCCTCGACACTTGGTTCTCCTCTGCACTCTGGCCACATTCGACCTTGGGTTGGCCGGACCAAACACCTGAACTCAAGACCTTCTACCCCACCAGCGTACTCATCACTTCGCGCGACATCATCACTCTCTGGGTCGCGCGGATGGTGCTCGCGGGGTTGTACAATATGGACGAGGTCCCGTTCCCCGAGGTGTTTATCCACCCCAAGATTCTCGACGGCTACGGCGAGACGATGTCGAAGTCGAAGGGCAACGGGGTCGATCCGCTCGACGTAATCGAAAAATTTGGGGCCGATGCGCTGCGATTTGGGCTCGCGTATCTGACGACCGAGACGCAGGACGTGCGGATGCCAGTGGAGTTTGAGTGCCCGCATTGCCAGGCGCTCATTCCGCAGACCAAGAAGAATCGCACCTTGCCACGAGTTGAATGCGACAAGTGTGGGAAACCGTTCGGCACGCAGTGGGCCCAGTCTAATGGCACTGCGGAGGATCAAGCGCTGGCGCGTGGGGCGGCGGTCAGCGAGCGATTTGAGTTGGGCCGCAATTTCTGTAACAAGCTGTGGAATGCCTCGCGGTTTGCGTTGATGAATCTCGCCGACTATAACGCCGCGACCGCTGGTCGTGCAGTTGGTAACAGCGCCACCAACGGTGGCGGCTTTGTGGCGGATGATTTATTGCTGGAAGATCGTTGGTTGTTGTCCCGATTGGCGACGGTGACGGGCGAGGTGACGGCAGCTTTGGAGTCGTACCATTTTGCCGATGCGGCGCGGGCAATCTATGGCTTTGCTTGGGATGAGTTTTGCAGCTTCTATGTCGAGATGACTAAAGCACGATTTGCCGTGCCGGAGCAACGTGCCGTTGCCCAGCAGGTGCTCGCGCATGCTCTGGATACACTGCTCCGGCTTTTGCATCCGATGGTGCCATTCTTGACCGAAGAGGTTTGGCATTTGTTGGGGGAGGTCGCGCCGGAGCGCGGCGTGCTGAAGCACGACCGCGCCGCCGAGAGTGTCTGCGTTGCGGCGTGGCCCACGGTGGATGAATCGCTGATTGATAAGGGGATCGAGGCACAATTCGCTCAGTTCCAGACCGTGATGGGAGCGGTGCGGAATATCCGTCAGGAGAAGAATATCCCCCCGCGGACGCCGGTCAAATTCTCGGTGCGGTGTGATGAGGAGACCGTGGCACTACTCAAACCAATGGAGCCCTATTTTGCCTCGATGGCCGGTGCAACGGCGACCGGCTGGGGACCTGACGTGGTCCCCCCGGAGCGTGTGGCGAGC